The Comamonas sp. lk genome contains the following window.
GTCGACCACGCGCAAACCTTGAATGCCGTGCACGCGCAAGCGGGCATCGACTACGGACATGGGGTCGTGATTCGGCCCCATGCTGCAGGTGCCGCTGGGGTGAAAGATGGTGGCGCCGTTGTTACGGCAAAACTCCAGCAATTCCTCATCGCTTTGCGTAGGGGAGCCTGGCTTGACTTCGCGCTTGACATAAGGCGACATGGCCGCCGACTGTGCGATCTCTCTGGCCGCTCGAATGGCCGCCACATTGGTACGCTGATCGAGTTCCGTGCTCAAGTAATTGGGCTGCATCGATGGCGGTGCAAAAGGATCTCTGGAGCGGATACGCACATGGCCGCGTGATTCTGGGCGCAGCTGACACACCGACATGGTGAAGCCCGAGTAAGGGTGGACCTTGCCGCCGGCCATGTCCGCAGAAAGTGTGGACACATGAAACTGTATGTCTGGTGTGCTGGCGGCAGCGCTCCCGTCGGCATTCTTGAGGGCGCGCATGAAGCAGCCGCCCTGGTTGATGCCGACGGCCAGCGGGCCTGAGCGATGAAAAAGCCACTCTAGCCCCAGCTTGGTCGTGCCTATCCACGAGTTCAGCTGATCGTTGGTTGTGATAGGTTTGCTGCACTCGTAGCTCAGACGGATCTGCAAATGATCTTGCAGGTTTTCACCCACGCCCGGCAGGTCGTGCACGACAGGAATGTCCAGGCTTTGCAGCAGGGCGCGAGGCCCTATGCCTGACAGCTGCAAGAGCTGGGGCGACTGTATGGCGCCTGCGGACAATATGACTTCGGCATTGGCCAGGGCCTTGCGCATATTGCCGTTCTGGCGAAAGTTCACGCCTATGGCCCGTTTGCCGCGCATGACCAGGCCCGTGGCCATGGCGTCGGTTTCAATATGTAGATTGGGACGGTTGCGGGCCGGGCCCAGATAGCCCTTGGCAGTGCTGCAGCGCAGGCCTTTGCTCGTGGTGAGCTGGTAGTAGCCGGCACCTTCCTGCTGGCGCCCGTTGAAGTCGCTGGTGCGTGGCACGCCGATCTGCTGGGCTCCAGCGATAAAGGCTTCAATCAGCTCATGCTTGGCGCCAATGTCCGAGACCTTGAGCGGACCGGTTCCGCCATGGGACTCGACCGCTCCTCTTTCATTGCCTTCGGATTTGATGAAGTAGGGCAGCACGTCTTCATAAGACCAGCCAGGGTTGCCGAGGGCGGCCCAGTGATCGTAGTCCTGCGCCTGGCCTCGTACATAGATTAGGCCGTTGATGGAGCTGCTGCCGCCCAGGGTCTTGCCTCGAGGCCAATAGATCTTCCGTCCGTTCATATTGGGGTCGGGATCTGTTTCGAAACGCCAGTTGTATTGAGAGCTCCACATGGTCTTGCCATAGCCTATGGGCAGGTGGATCCAGAGAGAGCGATCGGGTGGCCCCGCTTCCAGCAGCAGGACTTTGTTGCGGGGATCTTCGGACAGGCGTGCAGCCAGAACGCAGCCGGCAGAGCCGGCACCGACGATGACGTAGTCATAGCTTTCGATTGCATTTGACATAGAAGATCTCCTTTGTTTTATCTAGAGGAACTGTTTGTTCCTTTTGATGGAACTCTATGTGTGAGCTCAAATGCTGTAATCAGCGCTTTCCCTTGCTCGTATAAGTACCAGGACGCCTGGGCTTTAACTGGCGTATTCGCGAGCTGTGCCATCATTCCCGTCATGCCTGTAGCTATTCCACAAAGTGCTTCTGATGTCGCATCGACATCTTTGGAAGACCCCAGTTCAATGTCGGACCGTGCACTTGCGGTGTTGGATTACGTGACCCAAAGCAGCGAGCCTCCAGGGCTGATGGAGATTGCCAATGCGCTGAGCTTTCCCAAGGCCACGGCTTCGCGTTTGTGCTCGGCTCTGGAGTCGCGGCAGTGGCTGACGCGGCATGAGGGGGACCGCAGTTTTTCGCCTGGGCCGCGTTTGCTCAGCCTGGCGGTGAGAGCATTGCAATGCGATCCACGCCATGCTTTGCGCCATGAGGTCTTGTCTCAGCTGGTGCAGGCGCTTGGCGAAACTTGCAACCTCACGGTGCTGGATGGAACGCGCGTGCGCTATCTGGACCGGGTCGAGACGCATTGGCCGCTGCGCATGCAGCTGGAAGCCGGCTCCCGGGTGCCTTTGCACGCGACTGCCAGTGGCAAGCTTTTCCTGGCACATATGGAGCCCCAGCGCCGCATGGCGGTGTTGGACAACCTGGTGCTGACGCCTTGCACGCCCCACACATTGCAGTCGGCTGCCGCTCTGGTCCAGCAGTGTCTGCACATTCAAGAGCATGGCTATGCCTGTGATCGCGAGGAGTTTATGCTGGGAATGATTGCCGTGGCCGTGCCGATCAAGGATGACAAAGGCCTGTGTCGTGCTGCGCTGGCGGTGCATGCACCGCAGGCACGCATGTCTCTGGAACAGGCGCTTACCGGCTTGCCGCACTTGCAGGCGGCTGCACAGCGCATGGGCAAGCTTTTGTTTTAGCCATAGCGCCGACCGGACGGAGCGCTTTGCGCAGAAAAAGTGCCGCCTCGATGGCGGCCCTTTGCATGGCTGATCCACTCAGAAGCTGATTGAGGAACTTACTGAAATCCCTGCATGTGCGCCAGCCAGATGGACAGGGCTGGAACAAAGGTCAGCAGGCACAGCACGATGAAGCGGCCAGCAAGAACAGCGGCATCTCGCGCGTCAGCGCAGTGATGGAAACGCGGGTGGCGACCGGGATGGCCGTCACCGGCGCGCGGATGCCGTGACCATGGCCGCACGCGCCAGAATGCCGGGCAGGACCGGCACGCACACGGGCAAGGTGCCGGCGCGGTCATGACGTTAAAAATAGCGTGGAGTGACTGAGCGGCTACACAGAAACTCCACGCTGCTCCGAATAATCGGAGGGCAGAAAAGAGCGGTGCCATGAGGTTCGGGTGCACGGTTGTACCTGGGGGTTACCGCTGAGACCATGTCTGAAGCGCTTGTCTTGCGTGGGCCTGAAAGGCCAGACCTGCTGTGCCACGAGGTGCTGGCGGATATCTTTGAAGCAACGGCTGCGGCTCATCCTGAGCAGATTGCTCTGATCGAGGGGCAGGGCGATCAGCTTCGGCAATGCAGCTATGCCCAGCTGGATGCCGATGCCAGCCGTGCCGCGCACCGGCTGATCCAGGCCGGCGTGCGCCCCGGCGACATGGTTGGTCTGTGGCTGCCGCGCGGTATTGAGCTGCTGACCCTGCAGCTGGCGATCACCAAGACCGGGGCAGCCTGGCTCCCCTTCGATGCCGAAACCCCTCCCGAACGCATCGCCACCTGCCTGGAGGATGCGCAGGCCAAGGCGCTATTGATAGCGGAGCGGCAATCGCATGCGATTCAAGCGCATGCAGGCATTTTGGCTCAGGTTTTCATCGACGCCGCTCTGCTGGCGCCGTTGCCGACAGGCACTGTGCCGCGCCGACGCGAAGGTGCGCTACCCAGTCACCCGGCCTATGTGATCTACACCAGCGGCTCCACCGGCAAGCCCAAGGGCATTGCCGTCACCCAGGGCAGCATCTGCCACTTTTTGCGCAGCGAGAATGTGCGGCTGGGCGTGCGTCAGAGCGACAAGGTCTACCAGGGCTTTTCGGTGGCCTTCGACATGTCGTTCGAGGAAATCTGGATCAGCTACCTCGTGGGCGCGTCGCTGTGGCTGGCGCCGCGCGAGATCGCCGGCGACCCCGAGGCCCTGCCGCGCGCGCTGATAGCGCAGCAGGTGACGGTGCTGCATGCCGTGCCCACCTTGCTGGCGCTGTTCGCGCAGGACGTACCGAATCTGCGCCTGATCAATCTCGGTGGCGAGATGTGCCCCGAATCGCTGGTGGCGCGCTGGGCCAACGGCTCGCGTCAGATGTTCAACACCTACGGGCCCACCGAGGCCACGGTATCGGCCAGCCTGGCCGAACTCCAGGCCGGCGCGCCGGTGACCATAGGCACGCCGCTGCCCAATTACGCACTGGTGGTGGTGCAGGTGATCGATGCCGACAGCTTTCCCGCCGGCACTGCGCCCACGCTGGTGGGTCTGCCGCAGGGCGAGGTCGGTGAGCTGTGCATCACCGGCCCCGGCGTGGCGGCCGGCTATTTGGGCCGCCCGGAGCTGACGGCCGAAAAATTCTTGGTCAATCCCTGGGCGAACGGCCCGCACGATACGCGCTTGTACCGTACCGGCGATCTGGCGCGCATCGACGAGCATGGCCAGATCCACTGCCTGGGCCGGGCCGACGACCAGATCAAGATCCGTGGTTTTCGCGTGGAACTGGGTGAGATCGAGGCCGTGCTGGCGCAGCAGCCTGGCGTGGGCACCACGGCCGTGCTCCTGCGCAAGGATGACGGTATTGACCAGTTGGTGGCTTTCTACGTGCCCGTCGAGCTTGCGGCGCCGCCCGCCCACGCTGTGCTGCGCAGCGCCCTCGCCGAGTGCTTGCCGCCCTATATGGTGCCCGCGCGCTTCGAGGCGCTGGCCGAGATGCCGCGCCTGACCTCGGGCAAGATCGACCGCAAGGCGCTCAAGGCCCAGCAGCTGTCCACTGCGGTGAACAGCTGCGACTCCGAAACGCCCGAAACCCCGGCCGAGGAAGTCTTGTTTGCCGCACTGGCGCAGCTGTTTCCGGGCCAGCCCCTGCGCCGGGCACTGGATTTTTTCAGCGACCTGGGCGGGCATTCGCTGTTCGCCGCGCGGCTGACCTCGCTGCTGCGCGCCGATGCGCGTTTTGCCCAGGCCACGGTGAGCACCATCTATCAGCAACGCAAGATCGGCGCGATTGCCGAGGCACTGCAAGCCGCCATGTCGGTTGGCGATGCCACCGTGCAGGAGCGGCCGTTCCGCATCCATTCCGCATGGCGGCGCTGGCGCTGTGGCGCGGCGCAGACGGCGGCGATTCCGCTGCTGGTGCTGATCAAGATGGCGCAGTGGCTGGCGCCGTTCTTCACCTACCACTTCTTCACCGGCGACGAGACCGACTCGGTGCCGTTTGCCGTGGCCATATCGGTGCTGGCGTTTGCGATCGCCACGCTGGCTGAGTTCGGCATTGCCTGGGTTGGGAAATGGCTGGTGGCCGGGCGCCTCAAGCCCGGGCGTTACCCGCTGTGGGGGCTGACGTATTTCCGTTGGTGGTTTGCCGACCGGCTGGTGGATGCGGTGCCGGTTTCCATGATCAGCGGCTCGTCGCTGCACCCGCTGTGGCTGCGCGCGCTGGGTGCGAAGGTAGGGCGCGAAACCAACCTCGGCTCAATGACGGTGCGTGTGCCGGAGCTGCTGAGCATTGGCGATGGCGTCA
Protein-coding sequences here:
- a CDS encoding Pls/PosA family non-ribosomal peptide synthetase — its product is MSEALVLRGPERPDLLCHEVLADIFEATAAAHPEQIALIEGQGDQLRQCSYAQLDADASRAAHRLIQAGVRPGDMVGLWLPRGIELLTLQLAITKTGAAWLPFDAETPPERIATCLEDAQAKALLIAERQSHAIQAHAGILAQVFIDAALLAPLPTGTVPRRREGALPSHPAYVIYTSGSTGKPKGIAVTQGSICHFLRSENVRLGVRQSDKVYQGFSVAFDMSFEEIWISYLVGASLWLAPREIAGDPEALPRALIAQQVTVLHAVPTLLALFAQDVPNLRLINLGGEMCPESLVARWANGSRQMFNTYGPTEATVSASLAELQAGAPVTIGTPLPNYALVVVQVIDADSFPAGTAPTLVGLPQGEVGELCITGPGVAAGYLGRPELTAEKFLVNPWANGPHDTRLYRTGDLARIDEHGQIHCLGRADDQIKIRGFRVELGEIEAVLAQQPGVGTTAVLLRKDDGIDQLVAFYVPVELAAPPAHAVLRSALAECLPPYMVPARFEALAEMPRLTSGKIDRKALKAQQLSTAVNSCDSETPETPAEEVLFAALAQLFPGQPLRRALDFFSDLGGHSLFAARLTSLLRADARFAQATVSTIYQQRKIGAIAEALQAAMSVGDATVQERPFRIHSAWRRWRCGAAQTAAIPLLVLIKMAQWLAPFFTYHFFTGDETDSVPFAVAISVLAFAIATLAEFGIAWVGKWLVAGRLKPGRYPLWGLTYFRWWFADRLVDAVPVSMISGSSLHPLWLRALGAKVGRETNLGSMTVRVPELLSIGDGVSVGNAVSLENARVEGGELVLGHIAIGHEACIGSYVVIEGNTRLGDWAHLEGQSALADGMVQPARSIWAGSPARAVGEFDPASLKPRKTVGRVRRAWEMCVFLLGTLLVATLFFMPVFPTFMLIDVLDVDAISVRPLIEDGTVNALGAFILRFFKFFWLALPASAVLVACTVLVAALVRYLFLPRTRAGTWSVHSGRYLGKWLVNQIQEASLATLHGIYATVYSSTWYRLLGAKVGKQTELSTALGVVPDMLTLGDECFVADAVMLGDELIDGGWMTVKPTVVSRRSFIGNGAYVPDGSTIPENVLIGVMTAVPRNADMQSGDTWLGAPAINLPAREVAQGYPDYLTFAPSPWRRLGRGLVEAVRIAAPHALVIAVGYAIVLDAMPLASDERWGAVVLDLAVAGVIFGMLAFFAVALFKWLLVGRYGKKAMPMWTPFVWLSEATTNMYEGIAVPNFLRYLRGTPWLPLALNLMGSKIAPSAWLDTTDITEHDCVTVGAHSELNALCCPQTHLFEDRVMKIDHVLIGSRVTMGARCTVLYSARVGDGVQLGPLTLVMKGETLPARTRWEGAPAAPVPHRAGQG
- a CDS encoding IclR family transcriptional regulator, whose amino-acid sequence is MSDRALAVLDYVTQSSEPPGLMEIANALSFPKATASRLCSALESRQWLTRHEGDRSFSPGPRLLSLAVRALQCDPRHALRHEVLSQLVQALGETCNLTVLDGTRVRYLDRVETHWPLRMQLEAGSRVPLHATASGKLFLAHMEPQRRMAVLDNLVLTPCTPHTLQSAAALVQQCLHIQEHGYACDREEFMLGMIAVAVPIKDDKGLCRAALAVHAPQARMSLEQALTGLPHLQAAAQRMGKLLF
- a CDS encoding choline dehydrogenase, whose amino-acid sequence is MSNAIESYDYVIVGAGSAGCVLAARLSEDPRNKVLLLEAGPPDRSLWIHLPIGYGKTMWSSQYNWRFETDPDPNMNGRKIYWPRGKTLGGSSSINGLIYVRGQAQDYDHWAALGNPGWSYEDVLPYFIKSEGNERGAVESHGGTGPLKVSDIGAKHELIEAFIAGAQQIGVPRTSDFNGRQQEGAGYYQLTTSKGLRCSTAKGYLGPARNRPNLHIETDAMATGLVMRGKRAIGVNFRQNGNMRKALANAEVILSAGAIQSPQLLQLSGIGPRALLQSLDIPVVHDLPGVGENLQDHLQIRLSYECSKPITTNDQLNSWIGTTKLGLEWLFHRSGPLAVGINQGGCFMRALKNADGSAAASTPDIQFHVSTLSADMAGGKVHPYSGFTMSVCQLRPESRGHVRIRSRDPFAPPSMQPNYLSTELDQRTNVAAIRAAREIAQSAAMSPYVKREVKPGSPTQSDEELLEFCRNNGATIFHPSGTCSMGPNHDPMSVVDARLRVHGIQGLRVVDCSVMPTLVSGNTNAPVVMIAEKAADLIQEDAKQFQVA